The genomic DNA CCAGACGGCACCATTGTTACACCAACACGCACGCGCTGCACAGCCACGCCAGAACTCAGTCATGGTCCGGGTTAGCAGAAATGCCCATCTGCTTGATCCTCATGCCAGGAGCAACCTTGTCCATCTCATCCTTGGTCCAGTACGCCTTCTCAGCAGCACTCAGATCAAACGTCTCGTCCAACTTCCTCTGCAAGACAGGAGCGGACTCCCATCCCTTGTGGCTGTCATGTAGCCACAGGCGCATGATGTACCGCTGGTTCCACACATCATCCGGCGAGTCAACAAATCCAGCACGTGCATGGAGAACAGCAAAGTTATTGATGAACAACAAATCTCCAGCCTCGGGAACAATCCGAAGGTTAACACGCGTAGCGGCCTCCTGGACCCGATTAAGAGCAGCAATCCTCTCGGGTGTAAGCTGTGGAGCATCAGGCGAGAAAGGGATGGCGGGATTCGCCCCCAAGAACGTAACAGCCATATTGATCTGaagctggttgttgtggaACCCAATCACGGGCCTGTTGAAGGTCCTAGTGATGGTTTGATTTGGGCCGGGGCGGTGGACGCGCTCCCAGTACCAATTCTCGGAGAGAATGCGCAAGACTTCGGGGTCTCGCTTCATGAGGTCGTTGTAGATTGAGGCAATGGGGGCGAGATACTGGTCTCCTCCTTCGAGGGGAGTGCTTTGGACGAAGAGAGAGACCATGTCACCGACGTCGATGTCGGTGTGAAATGTCATGGGCTTGGCGAGCTCGAGAGGACTAAGCTTTTGCGAGAGTTGGGCACGGGAGCGGTCACGGATGTGGTCTTGGGAAAAGTTTAGCTTTTGCTTTCAGTCTCTAAAGCAGGAAGTCTCACCAATGTTTCTTGCACGCTGATCAGCAATGTAGCTGGTGATGCCGGCGTAGAGGATCACACATTCCTCGTCTGTATAAGCCGAGGGGTTGATGCCACGGATACGGTGGAATCCTCGGCCGTTGTACACATGGTCCGTGACTTTCTGGAGCCGTTTGGCGAGTCCCTGAGAAAGAGGGAATGTGGTAGGGTCTGCATGGCCACGGGAAAGGCCCAGGGCTGGTGGGCAAGTGTCAGTTGATGACGTGGGCTGCATATGAGTGACACATGTGTTACCTTGGAAGTGTTTGATGGCAGAGTTGAGCTCCTCAATATCTTGGCTTGAGAGCTTGTCAGTGAAAACATCAGTGTTGGATTCAAAGTCGGCACCAGTCCATGCCAGGTCACCGGTGAGCTCTTTAGGCCAGTCGGCGGAGCTAGGGCAGTCCATTGTTCAGGATCTTGTCTGAGTCGTGCAATTTCTCCCTTGGAAGTTCAAGTATGATGAGATTGGAGAGAGAGTAGTGGGTACAGAACTTGATCTTCAAGACCCCGATTCTCACCGGGACTCATGTCTGCATATATACCCTTCATCCATTGCATCCAGCTCATGAACGTGAATGCCCTCGATGCGGCTCAACTGCGTATTCCACCTATTCCACAAGGCTATGAGGCTCAAATCGAGGCTCTGAGCTAACTGCcgggccaagaagaagcttcAGGGGTGTAGCTTATGTGAACACATGCAGAGcggttggggtggtgtgcTAACCGAGCGTGCTATTTGTTGCCAGACCAAGAATGAAGCAGAAGTGCAACAATAAGTCTCTCACACTGTGCAGAGGTGATAAGCAGAGCCTCAAGCCATCGGGACACAGCATCCGAAACAGTCTAAGTTCGGGACGGAAGACTGTCAGCGTGACCACGGACTGAGCCGATTCCGCGTGGAGAGCCAATGATCGAGGGTTGTGATGAAGAAAATGGGCTGTTGATATATGAAACCCCCACGATAACATTCGGGCTTGCATGGTAGGATACTATGTCACGGATCCAATGACTTCAGAGTGATAAACATTGGTAGGATGGTGAGTAAACACGGGTTAGGTAATGACATTCTGGACCTTGTTTTCAATGAGGCTCTTCGCACGCGATAGCCCGTAATGATGAGTGGAAGGAGGGATAAACAAAATGAATGGAATCAGTTGAGTGCCCAAAGAAGGAAACTCGGCGAGATGGGAGTCGTTGACTTTTGCCACTGTGTTCACCGTCTGTGGTTGATCCAGCAAATGATTTCCTCGGCAGCCCCAATTGGTTGGTTTCCAATGATGCAAGACTCGAGACAAGATGATGAACTGCTCCTGATTCAACTCTGGACCAGTCATACAGGGCTAGCCGCCTTCACCATCCAGCAAATGGAACGGATGTTACCGTGTCTAGGCAGTTAGGTATCCAAGgacacctccaccagccgATAAACGTCGGCATACACCGGTCTAGAGTGCCATATCCCAGATTCTATGTACATGCTTCCCCCCCTAATTATGTTAAACCGACTGTGTCACACAGCTTCTGAGTAGCCATCAGGCCCTTAGAGCCGATCAGGTGTTAGGATCTGCTTCACTCGTTCACCCGAATAGGCAATCATTTCCAGAACTACAAAGACTTGGTAATTTTGTGACACATATATTGTCTTTCAACGAGGATGGCATCTCCGGTTTCTGCTCTAGATAGCTTGTTATCACAGGCGTAAAGGCTTTCGTCAAATCATCAAACAGCCAAGCATATGTGACTACGGATCGTGTAATTTTGACCGCATTCGGCCCTCAAGCGTAGCGGGACCGTCTATGTTTGGCTGAACAGCTTGACATAGGTATGACTAAAGGAATTTCAGGGCGTAGGCTCTCATCAAACTCGTCTTTCAATTCCGTTTCTTTTGCCTAGTTCTCGATGCTTACCTATATGTtcagcctcctcaccagctcTATATCCGATTCCCGCCGCTGAagcccactcccacccctaTCATATATGGACGTTGTCACTGGGCCGTACCCCTCCACTTTCTTCCGCAGAAAGCCGAGCCAGACGAAAGATAAAAGTATCAGTCCCACAGCGACAATAGCCATACCCAGTGACACacccacaaccccaccaagtGGCATTTCTAACCTGAAGCCTACGAAGCTCAGACCAATGAGGAGACCTGAGAGAACGGTGAATATCAAGAGCATATAGATCGTGCTGGCAGTGGTGAGGGCTGTCATGAACTTTATGAGACGGTTGCCAACCCGCCCGATGGAAGGCCAGTTGATGCTGCGAGCGATCGTGCTCGGGATGGTGTGGGTGACAGCGGTCTGGACGGTGGAGAAGTATAGCGCAAGGTATGTGACAGCGGTGACGCCTATGGACACTCCCAGCCATCGTGGCCAGGTGTATTGGTCTTGAAATTCCTACCAAGATGTGTGAGTTATGAACAAGGGAAATAAGTTAGGGCACTTACAATTACGTTCATCCCAAAAACAGCAGCAATGAAGCTCAGTGGTataaagaagaaggccagtTGTGTAAGCTTCGATATCGACTCGGCTTGGGCGATGGCCCGCTGGCTCTCTAAAATGCTGAGGGTCGACATAAGCGCTTGAAAAGCCGTTTCGACTCTATTTCGAATCGCCTCGAGTTCAGCGTTGATCTGGTTGAGTCGCCATGCTATTACTTGCTCCGAGTCATCGCCGTACGGCGGGACCAACTGACGGGGCCTCTCCTTGGTGTGCTGCTCAAGTTTCTCCATCATATACCGGACAGAGACCCgaaggttggcgagggtgttCCGCCATCGACCAAGATAATCTCTCCACTGCGGCACCGAGGAGCGCAGCTGCTCGTCTTCGCCCAAATACAATTCGACCTCGTCCAACCCCCGACCCAGCTCGAACAGGATGGTTGGCatatcatccaccacaaAACCAAGCATCGTTTGTATGAGCCAAGTATCGTTTTGTCTTCCTTGAAACGGACTCGGGGCATCTAGCGCCTTTTTGATACGGTCTAAGGCTGTCGTCTCGAGGATAAAACAGGGCTGATTCGGCAGAGGTTTTGAGCCTATGTCTCCAGACCACAAGTTGAGGTTCACCTGCCTGACTGTATGCATTCTTTGTGGATCGACCAGAAGGCACCCAACAAGTTGGCCATTCTCCCGTCTCGAGTAATGAAACGACATGCGCGTTGAGGCATGATGAAGAACAACACTCTCCATCCTCTGCGATGGGTGAAGCGGATGGTATGGTCTATATACCCCCTCCGGAAACGTTCCCCATCGACAATGGCTCTCGTATGTGGATTGGGGGTCGGCAGTTTGGTCTGTATCCCATGGCGTTCCCGCGcgaatcttcttctccatttTCCAACCTTCAGACTTTTGCAGGGCTGGTTCTGACCAGCTGACAAAGAAACTACCGGTAGATCTGTCCTGGTGGAAGCCCATTTTGTGTCCTGAGCCGCGTCCAAGATGGGCTGTGAAGAACTCTGGGGGCAGGTACAACCCCATATCTGCCAAACGCGTTGCCTGAAGGTCGCTATGAGCTTCCACGAGGTATATCAGATCGTAATCTTGAGAGGGTTCCAGGGCTTCGTcagggttgggtttggtcTGTGACAAGTCGACGGCGGTGAAACTGGTCTTTCCATCATTTTGGATTTGAAGTCGCAGACATCTGGAGGTGGCTTCCGAAGGTTCTGAGGGTTTGGCGGGCTCCCGGCCGATAACGGGATCACCCAGCAATCTCACCGAGTCAAGCGACGAGGTCCTTCTTTTGAGCATTCTGACTTAATCGATGCTTCCTGGATTTCAGACATTAAGGATCATGGGAACTTGCTTTGTGACAAATGCGGCTGACCTCTATTGCCCCTTGATACTCTCCCCTGTCCCACGACTGTTCTCAGCCGCACGCGGGGTCGTCGTGCTCATGGAGATCATCTTCAAACTGTTGGCACGCCTCTCCGGGCGAAGACAATAATGTTTGTCGAGGACACTCCCCTCTTTCCTACGGTTTCCTCGGTTGCCGTCTGACGGGATTAGGATTCAATGTGATACCCGTGGGTACATGGCAAAGCGTAAGTTGGGACTGGCGGGCCGTTCAACGTGCCTTCAAGATTTGGCATGCACACCCCTAACCCTTGGCCAACGAAGTGTGGCTGGAGGTGGTCCGCGCACCAGCACTTCAGCGCGTGtctgccttcttctcaagctGGGATAAGTGTTTATCCACCAAATGTCCCCAACTATCGCCGGGCACGATAACGTCTTGGGCCCCAATTGGTTTCTTTCTGTCGACAAGTCACATGAGGGGTCTCTGGGGCAATAGTATTGGATCGCCTTACACACCACCACTTGCTGGCAGGATGCCTTGACCACTTCATGTGGTGCTAGGTAAGGCAATCAGCCCTTCCCTAGGGTTCATATGACTCGGGGATTATCATGGATTTGAATAAGGTATATCCTCACACTTTCCTTGGCCGGCGCACGCGGAATGCTGACGCTTTTTTTGTTCTAAAGAAGCATTACACCGCATGCGAGCTGTTTGGTTGCTTCCCTTTCAAGTCCATTGATGCTGGGGATCATGGCATCACAGCCCTCTTGTTGGGGCATATTCCCCACACCAGCCAACAATGAGCTCACCAGACACACTATCTACCATGATCTTAACCCAGCCTGCCAGGAAATCCGCCTGCTCAGAGTTCATCTTGAGGAAAAAGATGGCTTTATCCGGTGTGAGCTCCTACCAGCAGCTAGTCTGTCCAACATCAGAGGGCAGTACACGGCAATATCCTACTGCGCGGGAGACCCTAGGAGAACCAAAAAAATATTCGTCAACGGCATCCCGTTCAATGTCTTTGAGAATCTTGCCCATGTCTTGGAAATGACAAGGAACTTCTGGACCAAGACATTTCCCGATAAGGAGTGCATAATCTGGGCCGACCAAATCTGCATTAACCAGTTCAACCTTGCTGAGCGCTCACACCAGGTCGGTTTCATGAGGGGTATTTACTCTTCAGCGGCGCAGACCTTGATATGcctttccaccaccgacgTTGACCCTCGTGGAGTTGAGTGGCTGGTGAAGCTACACCAAAGTGTCGATCCTGATGGCGACTTCTACCAGTACTACTTCCACCTTGAGTACTACCTCCGAACCAATCTGGCCAACAAGCAATTTGCCGACGATTGGTTTGCATTTTACGATGTCTTCAACAGCCCATGGTGGATGCGAACTTGGGTCTATCAAGAGTTTATTtcatcctccaacatctATTTTTTGTATGGCAAATCATCTGTTCCCTGGAAAAGACTGTCAGAGGTACTCCCGACACTTCAAAAATACAGCCACTTCCCCTACTTTGGCCTGACTATTACTGAACGCCAAGCACAAGTCGCAGACACAACGAACATTGTCAACTTTTTCGTAATCAGTAAACTTCGGTTTGATCGGGTTGGGCCATTCGACTTGATGGATCTGCTTTCTCAATCTCGACATCTTCAGAGCAGCGATAGCCGCGACGGGATCTATGCtttccttggtcttgttcgTGAGAGCTACGGGATCATTCCAGACTATTCCCCTGAGAACACTATGGAACGGCTTTTGGTGGATATTGCAACGCGGATTGTTTTGCAAGACAAAACATTGGATATTCTCTCAGATGCGAGCAGGGTGAGAGGAGAGCTGTCGCCACGACTTCCCTCTTGGGTTCCAGATTGGACCACAAAGACTTGTGTCAGCCTTATTCCAAGAACCATCCGAGATACAAGTGACGGATCAGTCGCTTTATTTCCTCGAATCGTTCAATCAGGGAAGCTAGAACTTCAAGGTTTCCATATCGGTGTTTTCAGAAAGGGAAAGCTTGGGTGGTACTTCCCCAACAGTCGGGACAGATTTCgtcatgatggtgaaggtCGCGAGGAGTTGTGGGATATTGTCGGGGCTGGAGGTCCATTTGTTTTGCGTCACGTGGGGAATCAGTATCATCTTGTCAGGGAAGCACAGAGAAATAAACCTGCTGGATATAATAGCGTGGAGGATGCTGTTCAGAGACATGGATTGCAAGCGCAGACAGTGGTACTCTCTTAAGATACTTAGTTTCTGTTGCCTTTGTTGTTTATCACTGTCAGGTTAGGTACCAGACCTAGCACCTACTGTATTCTTCGACGGGAATATTGATATCAGGTATCACACCAGCGTCACAGGAACCGAGTACCTCTGCCACCTGTTCCCCAACGGTGCGAAGAACAAGCAAGGCCTGCGAAACAGCTGGCACATTCATATTGGAACACTCGAAGTCTTGTACCACTTCCCTTCTTTAAGGTAGACTACGCAAACTACTATATCCCTTTTGGTAATGAACTGTAGCCCGGGTAGTTTACTCCAGCTACGACGTTGTATTGGCTGCATGATAGCATTTTATAGACTTATAACGATTGGCAGCTGAGATACGAATGCaacctaggtacctagcaTAATGTAACTCTGATacccttctttttttaccTCTGCACCTTTGCACTCTGCCCTGCCACTCCAGAGCTGGCTTGATGCAATTGCGCTCGGCATGTTGCCTGAATCGGGCCTTTGAAATGCCTTGAAGTTTGTAAGACTGGAAGTTGTGATGACATGGTACCCAGTTGATAGGCATTAATGCCTCATAGTCAACGATATCTATTCCATGCACGATGTTCTAATCACCAGAATAAAGGAGACTGATCAGCCTATTCCAACCCTAGGTATTCCCTCATTCATCAGTCTCCAGGGTAATATCACAAAAACATTTGCCCTTGGAAGGTCATCCTCTAAGCGCAAGCAAGATATGAGGATCCGCGCCCATGCATTGCTCAGCAGCATGTTCACGACCAAACTTCGAGTTAGGACGAACGTTGCAGCATGCTACAAACCCATACCTCTCAGGACTGGATTCTTGCTTATCATGGCACTGTAGTACGTTCACTCCCTGACTGAATGTACCTATCTTACAGCTGACAACGACTGGGAAGTATCTGCTGTCTTCTCGCTCTCGTGGAAACAGCTCTTCAAAAGTTTTCCATCTCTCATGATCGACGAACCGTGCCCAATGACACCGCCTCTTTCGGGTACGGGTCTTTTGTCAGCGCTCCGCTTATCCCGCCGCGACAAACAACGCGTGCCATATATGCTCTATTAGATCTACAACCAAGATGGACACTTGCAAAAGGATTAAGAGCCGCCAACACCACGGCCAATGGTACAGTCCCCAATCCCTCAACAATCGCACCCAGTTCAACATCTCTGGTCGTCAACCCAACACCTACAGAGTCAGGTCCACCAGCCTGGATGGAGGCACTAGAAGGGCCATTTCGATCTGCTGGGCGGAACGCCTACTTTTGGGATGAAAGTGTGTCGTCAGGAAACAATACGAAAGAAATATTTACAGAAAGGAGCCAACTCAATGGTCGAGCACCCATTCCACCCCTCGACAATTGGGGCCGGCTACTGGGCCCACGTCACAGCTTTCGCTTTTTGGTTACGGCAGGGGACTATATCAGCCCCGATGCAAGCTCTTTTCGTAACCTTCTGGCCATATGGCACGACCCCTTGGACTCCCAAGCTAGCCTCGCAGTCTTGAGACGTGATCTAGGCCTTATTGACGAGACATACGAAACCCCAGGAAAGGACGGGTCAGACTACCTCAGGAATCCCCCTCAGTCCTGCACAGTGGTGTGCAGTGGGTCAGCACTTATCTTTTTGGACCAGACTTGTTGGTTGTCGTGGTATATCACCTCATTGATGTGGACTTATACCTGTACAGACACTGTGCAGTTCCAAAACACGCATTGTTTTAGCTTGGTTGCAGACTTCAACAATGGACACAAAGATCAGCCATGCAGCAGTCCGGATCCCAGTGGTTTGGAAGGAGATGAAGCGCAGAGCTTAGTATTTGAGTCAAATCGTCATGAAGAACAAGACAACAAGAGCAGTACTGCTCCTGATACAGTCCAAAGAACAACCTTTGCATCATTGAtgacctcttcatcctctgcAACTTTTACATCATCGGTAGCCTTTTCATCGTCACCAGCTTTTTCATCGTCAATAAGCTTTCCATCGTCAGCAActttctcatcaacaacttTTTCATCAACTttttcatcaacaaccttttcatcatcaccagccgtttcgtcatcatcagcagcattGCTGACCTTTCAGCCGCCCATGacaatcatcaccagcatTACTCATAGCGGTTTCAGCCATGGCTCCTTCAGCACATTGACCGAAAGTAATAGTCAAACCGACAACACGGTTAGCCAGCCCACAATACAAACATCGACTTCATCACCAGACAAGAATAGCATTAAACCGTCAAAATCTCAACCAGAGGAGTTCACAGACATTGGTAGTGACCATATTGGTACAACCGTGGAAAGCAAAGGTACAAGTAGGATCAACCCCGATAGTATAACATCGACCAGGCGCAGTCTCGAGGCAAGCGACCAGTCAACAACTCCCTCTAAGAGTTTCGCGGCCACTACCTCTACTTCCCAGGTCACACAAGAATCAGGGGTTCGGGATAGCCTTTCAAGGATCAgcgaaacaaaacaaacaacaacaccacactTCAATGCGTCCCAAACTACGACGCCAACAACCCTATATGCTGACTCTCTACCGATAACATTATTGCAAATAAAAAGCTTATCATATCCAGATGCGACACAATTCCGACAATTGGTTGGGTCTCAATCAAGTCAAAAACATCATGATAAGACAATCAGCGGTGCTTGGCAATCAACAACATTTCCTAGCATGGACAAACCCAATAGTGCAGGCCAATCACCAGTTTCAGACACGAAAACGAGGCCCCCAGCCGTAAAACCACCCAAAGAGCCTAATATGAGCGATAGGTCAACCCGCTCTTTAATTGTCACAACAGAAGCTTCCCACAGTCTTGATTCTCTCGAGGACGTCGCCAGCCTAGCTCTGGCACAAAAGGCAACAGTCAGCCAACCTACAGGCTCGGTGAATGGAACAAGGATAATCACTGCATTACAGTCGCACAAAGAAGCCATCAACCTGTCCACAACGACTTCTTTTCCTACGGATGTCAGGACTTTGGCCGCGATAGCCATCCCTACTTCCGTCACAGACCTACATTCTTCGCCATCGACAAGTCATAACCCAACAGAAACAGTCAGTTCGGTGATAGGCGGAGCACAAATACCGCCTCTTTTTCACCCTGTTTCATTGGGAGACTATTTCCTAGCTGCATACGTGCCTGTAATGATCACGTTGCCCTTGGCAGCTTTGGCACAAATATTGAGCATGGAGGTCAAAGCACTTGCTCCCTTCCACGCACTCAGTAGACCGATGGGTGCGGCAGCTACAGACTCCCTGTGCCTCCCCACAGGTGGCTTTCCGGGGATCTATAAAAGCATTTGCCTTTGCTTCCGGCGTCAAGGTCGACAGCCCTTATTATTTCTGGTCGATCTGCTTGTCTGGACCACGGCCATCATTGCCTCGCTCTCTAGCGAGGCCTTCGGCATCAAGCTCCATGGCAAATGCAAACACGACGATTTCAGAGGATGCTACATGGGAATCGCAGTATTCGGCACTCAAAGCCGAATCATTCAGAGTCTCCTGGGCTTCGCCTTGTGTCTTATTCTGCTAATTATGTATCGGCTCCGAAACTGGCAAACTGGCATTGATGTGCCCCATGGTCGAAGTGTCGCAGCCATATCTATGCTCGTTACTGAAGCATGCACACGCAGAGTCTTGCAGCACCTCAGGCCCGATTCCCACACCGGAAGACTCAGTAACAAGGAAATGGCACGCCAGCTTGAAGGGTACATCTTTAAATTAGCACCCATCTCATCACACCTGACTGGTTACAAGAAGCTTGTTTCGTCAAGGCCCACACAAGCATTACGCAAACCCAAACCACAAAAGACACCAACTGCACGCCGCTCCAGAATCACGGAATTCGTTGACCACCTTCCACAAGGCTTTCTCCTTCAattcctcgtcatcctcggtACACTCAGCTTCATAATTCTGATAATATGCTATGAAACAATTACGGGAGCCGATTCTCCGTTTGAGCACTTCATGAACTCTCAGGGCTTCGGTGTGAAGCTCCTTTTTGCAGGACTGGGTGTAGTGATATCTCTCTTTTGGGATGATTATTTCGCGCGTGAGTTGTCTCTGGCATTTCTAACCCAGCAGTTGAACCCAAGCTAACCCATCATCCCGACAAACAAGAGGTTGCACTCAAAGAGCCAGACCGCCAATTCAACCGCTGGCCGCGCCCTGCCAAAACCTCTTCCGTTTTCCTAGTCTCCCCACCGACCACTGCCTTTGCCGCCCTGACTCCTGCTACCCTTCACAGACGCCAGTTTTTTCTCATGTGGGTTGCCTTTGTCACCGTTCTGTCAAAGATCACGCCATTATTGCTATCCAACATCCCATTCAGCCCCTGGCTCACCTGGGAGACACATCGTGTCTGTACTTGGACCGCGGTTGGGATCTTGACAACAATGATCTTCACATTGGGGTACGGTCTTATACTTGTCAGGTACTCCCGATGGCCGTCGCATCCAGGAAGACTCGGTGGCATCATCTACTACCTGTTGACAATGCCGTCTAACAGCAATGGAAGAACACCGATTTTACGGTTTCTTGATAATGGAATGGCACCAGGAAACCATGTGGAGGATATTGAACTTGGAAATATCCAAAGTGGTTGAAGCTAGAAGCTACCTATACTATATCCTAGAAACAATCCAACTCATCATGATGGACATTACCCAGACCTCCTCGGAGTAACATCAACTCCCACTAAATCACCAGCCCTATACTCTTCAAGAACCTTCATAAAGGACAAGATGCCCTCCGACCAAATACCCATCCTAGcactcttcatcatctcggCAGGATCCTGATTTGGCTTGTTGAACTCGCCCTCCGAAGTGGTATAACCTGGCGTGCACACGCTAAGTGCAGCAAGATTGGCAGCTCGCTTGACGGCTTCCATCGCCCAGCCCTCTTCAGCCTCTACTGTCGGGTCAATCACGGCGAGTCCCCCAACCTtttcctcggccttcttgatgaagtGAGTCATGTGTTCAGCCGCAATATCCAACGTCTCAGTGTTGTTAGGAGACTGCCCAAACTGAGCAGTCGGCCCAAAGAAAAGGTTAGGAAACCCGCGGCTGATAACACCATGGAGAGTCGAAGCTCCCTGAGCATCCCACTTGTCGTCGAACGACTTTCCACCACGGCCGAAAACATTGATTCCCGTCCGTTTCGCAGGGTTGAGACCACCATACGCAGGAGACCGATACCCAGTGCTGAGAACGAGGATGTCGAGCGGATACTCCTTCCCTTGCACGACCAGCCCTGTGCTAGTAGCAGAGTCGATACCCTTTCCGTCTGTGTCAACCAAGTGAACGTGAGGGAGGTTGAATGCCTGCAGGTACTCATCACTGAAAGTTGGACGCTTGCACCAAACAGGGTACCAAGGCTTGAGCGCCTTTGCTGTCTCCGGGTCCTTGACGATCTCATCAATGCGAGCACGAGCCTTTTCAGCACGTGGCAGGTCCAACATCAAGAGGCCCCCAACATGCTCGCCAATCTTCTCTGGAGTAGGCTCGATGATCCCAAAGTTGGGAGAGCCAATGATAGCACAATAGGCAGGCGCCTCGGTCCATCCACAGCCCACCATGTTGACTTGCTCCGGGGGTGCGCAGTTGTTAAGGTAAGTGACCCAGTTATAGCGGCGCTCGCGTTGCCATCCTTTTTTGTTGGCGATCTTTGTTTTCCTTTGTAACTGTTAGCCCGATTTCGAAGTCTCCCccaacaagatcaaagagCTGTACTTGCCATTCCTCAAGATCCGTTTCCTTCTGACCACGCCAACTCACCGACGAAGGCGTCCGCTGGAAAACATACACCTCCTTCGCAAACTTTGCCAGCTTTGGCACAACCTGAATAGCCGTCGCACCAGTCCCGATAATCCCCACCCTTTTCCCTTCCAATCCGGTCAAATTCTGGTCCTCCTGCGAGCCACCCGTAGTCCCATAATCCCAGCGAGATGTATGGAACATCGACCCCCCAAGGTTCTCCAGTCCCGGTACCTTGGGAACATGAGGAATCGTCAAAACACCCGACAAAACAAAGAAATAATTCGCCTGGATATTCAGCTtcctttctccctcctctggcCCCCTGTTTTCCGTCACAGCCACATTccacacctcctcctcatcactccaCCTGCAATCCGTCACCTCCGACCTGAAAAGCGCCTTGTCATGGAGATCCCACTTTGTGGCAATCCTCTCAGCATGCTCACGCAGCTCAAGTCCCGTAGCGTATTTTTGCTTAGGAACATACCCCGTCTCTTCCAACAGCGGCATGTAGATATAACTCTCCACATCACAGTGCAGACCAGGATAGCGGTTCCAATACCAAGTACCaccatatccaccaccggcctcaATGATACGGAGATCATCAGGACCGTTGACGAGACCAGCTTCGATAAGCTTGACAGCGGCGATGAGACCGCCGTAGCCGCCTCCCAGGATGACGAATTTGTACCTCCCGCCATCCTTGACAGC from Podospora pseudoanserina strain CBS 124.78 chromosome 2, whole genome shotgun sequence includes the following:
- a CDS encoding hypothetical protein (COG:E; EggNog:ENOG503P0PX), with protein sequence MDCPSSADWPKELTGDLAWTGADFESNTDVFTDKLSSQDIEELNSAIKHFQALGLSRGHADPTTFPLSQGLAKRLQKVTDHVYNGRGFHRIRGINPSAYTDEECVILYAGITSYIADQRARNIDHIRDRSRAQLSQKLSPLELAKPMTFHTDIDVGDMVSLFVQSTPLEGGDQYLAPIASIYNDLMKRDPEVLRILSENWYWERVHRPGPNQTITRTFNRPVIGFHNNQLQINMAVTFLGANPAIPFSPDAPQLTPERIAALNRVQEAATRVNLRIVPEAGDLLFINNFAVLHARAGFVDSPDDVWNQRYIMRLWLHDSHKGWESAPVLQRKLDETFDLSAAEKAYWTKDEMDKVAPGMRIKQMGISANPDHD
- a CDS encoding hypothetical protein (EggNog:ENOG503PNKE; COG:S), giving the protein MLKRRTSSLDSVRLLGDPVIGREPAKPSEPSEATSRCLRLQIQNDGKTSFTAVDLSQTKPNPDEALEPSQDYDLIYLVEAHSDLQATRLADMGLYLPPEFFTAHLGRGSGHKMGFHQDRSTGSFFVSWSEPALQKSEGWKMEKKIRAGTPWDTDQTADPQSTYESHCRWGTFPEGVYRPYHPLHPSQRMESVVLHHASTRMSFHYSRRENGQLVGCLLVDPQRMHTVRQVNLNLWSGDIGSKPLPNQPCFILETTALDRIKKALDAPSPFQGRQNDTWLIQTMLGFVVDDMPTILFELGRGLDEVELYLGEDEQLRSSVPQWRDYLGRWRNTLANLRVSVRYMMEKLEQHTKERPRQLVPPYGDDSEQVIAWRLNQINAELEAIRNRVETAFQALMSTLSILESQRAIAQAESISKLTQLAFFFIPLSFIAAVFGMNVIEFQDQYTWPRWLGVSIGVTAVTYLALYFSTVQTAVTHTIPSTIARSINWPSIGRVGNRLIKFMTALTTASTIYMLLIFTVLSGLLIGLSFVGFRLEMPLGGVVGVSLGMAIVAVGLILLSFVWLGFLRKKVEGYGPVTTSIYDRGGSGLQRRESDIELVRRLNI
- a CDS encoding hypothetical protein (COG:S; EggNog:ENOG503PDNC); translation: MLGIMASQPSCWGIFPTPANNELTRHTIYHDLNPACQEIRLLRVHLEEKDGFIRCELLPAASLSNIRGQYTAISYCAGDPRRTKKIFVNGIPFNVFENLAHVLEMTRNFWTKTFPDKECIIWADQICINQFNLAERSHQVGFMRGIYSSAAQTLICLSTTDVDPRGVEWLVKLHQSVDPDGDFYQYYFHLEYYLRTNLANKQFADDWFAFYDVFNSPWWMRTWVYQEFISSSNIYFLYGKSSVPWKRLSEVLPTLQKYSHFPYFGLTITERQAQVADTTNIVNFFVISKLRFDRVGPFDLMDLLSQSRHLQSSDSRDGIYAFLGLVRESYGIIPDYSPENTMERLLVDIATRIVLQDKTLDILSDASRVRGELSPRLPSWVPDWTTKTCVSLIPRTIRDTSDGSVALFPRIVQSGKLELQGFHIGVFRKGKLGWYFPNSRDRFRHDGEGREELWDIVGAGGPFVLRHVGNQYHLVREAQRNKPAGYNSVEDAVQRHGLQAQTVVLS